The following coding sequences lie in one Micromonospora sp. R77 genomic window:
- a CDS encoding S9 family peptidase produces the protein MRRLPVLLSTAVLLLVGTVAGVARADAPTDAARPPADTVLIRDIEIPVPGQPAVRAYLVRPVRSGPHLAGVLGLHWFEPGRSSQDRTEFLAEATALAARGVVSVLPQLTFPWAADPVGDARDRAAVTAQLDAVQAAYRRLLGEPGVDRARTAVVGHDYGAMYAADLTAREPGLRTAVLLAPDATWANWFDRYWLQLPPGQAAAYRAVFAGLDPVDQVQRLGAGAYLQFAAEDRFVGPETRAAFGTAAPAARVALYPHEEHDLGGARVRDERVAWLAVRLGLAG, from the coding sequence GTGCGTCGTCTGCCCGTACTCCTGTCCACGGCGGTGCTCCTGCTCGTCGGGACCGTCGCCGGGGTCGCCCGCGCCGATGCCCCTACCGACGCCGCCCGGCCACCCGCCGACACCGTGCTGATCCGCGACATCGAGATCCCGGTGCCCGGGCAGCCGGCCGTCCGGGCGTACCTGGTCCGACCGGTGCGGTCGGGCCCGCACCTGGCCGGGGTGCTGGGCCTGCACTGGTTCGAGCCGGGCCGGTCCAGCCAGGACCGCACCGAGTTCCTGGCCGAGGCGACCGCCCTGGCCGCACGCGGGGTGGTGTCGGTGCTGCCCCAGCTGACCTTCCCGTGGGCCGCCGACCCGGTGGGCGACGCCCGGGACCGGGCCGCGGTCACCGCGCAGCTCGACGCCGTCCAGGCGGCGTACCGGCGGCTGCTCGGCGAGCCCGGGGTGGACCGGGCCCGCACCGCCGTGGTCGGGCACGACTACGGCGCGATGTACGCGGCCGACCTCACCGCCCGGGAGCCGGGCCTGCGGACGGCCGTGCTGCTCGCCCCGGACGCCACCTGGGCCAACTGGTTCGACCGCTACTGGCTCCAGCTCCCGCCGGGACAGGCTGCGGCCTACCGGGCGGTGTTCGCCGGGCTCGACCCGGTGGACCAGGTGCAGCGGCTCGGTGCCGGGGCCTACCTCCAGTTCGCCGCCGAGGACCGGTTCGTCGGCCCGGAGACCCGGGCGGCCTTCGGCACCGCCGCCCCCGCCGCCCGGGTGGCGCTCTATCCGCATGAGGAGCACGACCTGGGCGGGGCGCGGGTCCGCGACGAGCGGGTCGCCTGGCTCGCCGTCCGCCTCGGCCTCGCCGGATGA
- the paaK gene encoding phenylacetate--CoA ligase PaaK — MQDRTPRPEELEPVERAGVDELRALQLDRLRRSLRHAYDNVPHHRQAFTAAGVHPDDCRELADLARFPFTGKADLRDNYPFGMLAVPRERVARLHASSGTTGRPTVVGYTKDDLATWARLMARSIRAAGGRPGDRVHVAYGYGLFTGGLGAHYGAEELGCTVIPVSGGMTERQALLIRDFEPDVVMVTPSYLLAIVDELERQGVDPRTTSLKVGILGAEPWTEDMRREIEERLDIHAVDIYGLSELMGPGVAVECVETKDGPHLWEDHFYPEIIDPVTGAVLPDGERGELVLTSLTREAMPVVRYRTRDLTRLLPGTARPMRRIEKITGRTDDMMIVRGVNVFPTQIEELILRLPALSPHFQCVLDRQGRMDTLTVLVERRAGAPADQAERAGATLVEQVKSTIGVSVTVRVIEPDGVERSMGKMRRIVDQRRGR, encoded by the coding sequence GTGCAGGACCGCACCCCTCGACCCGAGGAGCTGGAGCCCGTCGAACGGGCCGGTGTCGACGAGCTGCGGGCGTTGCAACTGGACCGGCTGCGCCGGTCGCTGCGGCACGCGTACGACAACGTGCCGCACCACCGGCAGGCCTTCACCGCCGCCGGGGTGCACCCCGACGACTGCCGGGAGCTGGCGGACCTGGCCCGCTTCCCGTTCACCGGCAAGGCGGACCTGCGCGACAACTACCCGTTCGGCATGCTGGCCGTGCCCCGGGAGCGGGTCGCCCGGTTGCACGCCTCGTCCGGCACCACCGGCCGGCCCACCGTGGTCGGTTACACGAAGGACGACCTGGCCACCTGGGCGCGACTGATGGCCCGCTCGATCCGGGCGGCCGGTGGCCGGCCCGGCGACCGGGTGCACGTCGCGTACGGCTACGGCCTCTTCACCGGGGGGCTCGGCGCGCACTACGGCGCCGAGGAGCTGGGCTGCACGGTCATCCCGGTCTCCGGGGGCATGACCGAGCGGCAGGCGCTGCTGATCCGCGACTTCGAGCCGGATGTCGTCATGGTGACGCCGAGCTACCTGCTGGCGATCGTGGACGAGCTGGAACGCCAGGGCGTCGACCCGCGCACCACCTCGCTGAAGGTCGGCATCCTCGGCGCCGAGCCGTGGACCGAGGACATGCGCCGGGAGATCGAGGAGCGCCTCGACATCCACGCGGTGGACATCTACGGCCTGTCGGAGCTGATGGGCCCCGGCGTGGCCGTGGAGTGCGTGGAGACCAAGGACGGCCCGCACCTGTGGGAGGACCACTTCTATCCGGAGATCATCGACCCGGTGACCGGCGCGGTGCTGCCCGACGGCGAGCGGGGCGAGCTGGTGCTGACCTCGCTGACCCGGGAGGCGATGCCGGTGGTCCGCTACCGCACCCGGGACCTGACCCGGCTGCTGCCCGGCACCGCCCGCCCGATGCGCCGGATCGAGAAGATCACCGGCCGGACCGACGACATGATGATCGTCCGAGGGGTGAACGTCTTCCCGACCCAGATCGAGGAGCTGATCCTGCGGCTGCCCGCGCTGTCGCCGCACTTCCAGTGCGTACTGGACCGGCAGGGCCGGATGGACACCCTCACCGTCCTGGTGGAACGCCGGGCCGGGGCGCCGGCCGACCAGGCCGAGCGGGCCGGCGCGACGCTGGTGGAGCAGGTCAAGAGCACCATCGGGGTCAGCGTCACGGTACGGGTGATCGAGCCGGACGGGGTGGAGCGGTCGATGGGCAAGATGCGCCGGATCGTCGACCAGCGGCGGGGCCGCTGA
- the paaI gene encoding hydroxyphenylacetyl-CoA thioesterase PaaI, which produces MFDADVASKGLGIELVSAGDGAAVARMRVTPAMLNGHAIGHGGFVFLLADTAFALACNSHGPVTVAAGGEISFLRPVREGDLLEARATERTRYGRSGIYDVTVWRDDEVVAEFRGRSRTLASRTDAS; this is translated from the coding sequence ATGTTCGACGCGGACGTGGCCTCGAAGGGCCTCGGCATCGAGCTGGTCTCGGCCGGCGACGGCGCCGCGGTGGCCCGGATGCGGGTCACCCCGGCGATGCTCAACGGTCACGCCATCGGCCACGGCGGTTTCGTCTTCCTGCTCGCCGACACCGCCTTCGCGCTGGCCTGCAACAGCCACGGCCCGGTGACGGTGGCCGCCGGTGGCGAGATCAGCTTCCTCCGCCCGGTGCGGGAGGGGGACCTGCTGGAGGCCCGGGCCACCGAGCGGACCCGCTACGGCCGCAGCGGCATCTACGACGTCACGGTCTGGCGGGACGACGAGGTGGTCGCCGAGTTCCGCGGCCGCAGCCGGACCCTCGCCTCCCGCACCGACGCCAGCTGA
- a CDS encoding DUF5995 family protein, protein MTEPVWGPVHQDIAGLLADHPADVPAVVDHLTKLQDLLVRIPPLEASCPLADFNKLYLVITSTVLDGLYDDRFADPVFLARLDVEFAARYFDALRFWTESSPSTPKAWSCLFHRMRGPDARPLPSAAAGVNAHINFDLPFALVTTFDSLESEPVDLSDQHRDYLEINKIFAERIPELRRGYLDHWQLMIDMVNGEIDDWYQGELVEYTRNVAWRNAQKIWRCRHDPEARECERTRLDDNAALLGRLLLSPLGAFLQ, encoded by the coding sequence ATGACCGAACCGGTCTGGGGTCCCGTGCACCAGGACATCGCCGGGCTGCTCGCCGATCACCCGGCGGACGTGCCGGCGGTGGTCGACCACCTCACCAAGCTGCAGGACCTGCTGGTCCGGATCCCGCCGCTGGAGGCGAGCTGCCCGCTCGCCGACTTCAACAAGCTCTATCTGGTCATCACCAGCACCGTCCTGGACGGCCTCTACGACGACCGCTTCGCCGACCCGGTCTTCCTGGCCCGGCTGGACGTGGAGTTCGCCGCCCGCTACTTCGACGCGTTGCGGTTCTGGACCGAGTCGAGTCCGAGCACCCCGAAGGCGTGGTCCTGCCTGTTCCACCGGATGCGTGGCCCGGACGCCCGGCCGCTGCCCTCGGCCGCCGCCGGGGTGAACGCGCACATCAACTTCGACCTGCCGTTCGCGCTGGTGACCACCTTCGACAGCCTGGAGTCCGAGCCGGTCGACCTCAGCGACCAGCACCGCGACTACCTGGAGATCAACAAGATCTTCGCCGAGCGGATCCCCGAGCTGCGACGCGGCTACCTGGACCACTGGCAGCTCATGATCGACATGGTGAACGGCGAGATCGACGACTGGTACCAGGGCGAGTTGGTCGAGTACACCCGGAACGTGGCCTGGCGCAACGCGCAGAAGATCTGGCGCTGCCGGCACGACCCGGAGGCCCGCGAGTGTGAGCGGACGCGGCTGGACGACAACGCCGCGCTGCTCGGCCGGCTGTTGCTGTCGCCCCTCGGGGCGTTCCTGCAGTAG
- a CDS encoding CGNR zinc finger domain-containing protein, with product MPPTVRRLYLDRTRAGRQRYCCELCNNRAAAAAYRGRTRRS from the coding sequence GTGCCGCCGACCGTTCGCCGCCTCTACCTGGACCGGACCCGGGCCGGCCGGCAGCGGTACTGCTGCGAGCTGTGCAACAACCGGGCCGCCGCGGCGGCGTACCGGGGCCGGACCCGGCGCTCCTGA
- a CDS encoding adenylate/guanylate cyclase domain-containing protein, translating to MSTIVTGAGAATSAHWPVPEERRTVTVLFADIVGSTGLVERLDPEDVRTLQYAYFGAVAGVLRRWHGVVEKYIGDAVVALFGAGGSDGFDAYRAVRAGLEIQQAVDRRMPAGTRLRVRVGVATGEALVDVAGIRDGGHGAASGAVLTTAARLRSAPPGAVVVCPTTRRATAGLVEQRPLATMTLTGKAQPLDVWRVTGPARPRPPGTTARWSAGVGALHRRRRDRPGRPRPSAPLGVAGRATGSHRSRLLHELARAVPTVEGTEVRWCVTHCPPYPQGRLAPLADMVRGFAGIRDTDPAATVRRRLVARSTAGPDDAGGGGAGAGRPARRPGRRHRRAPRRRGVAACCWNWPPPGRWWWRWTTWTGRHPRTGSCTVSSRRRPATVAARGRRHPRTGLGGPAAHAADRCRRVSRPRLRAVDPGGCCDTCWTGPAARPRWPGRCCRWSPGTPAWRRRTSPRATGGPPDGPGDVRRVVDARLDRLDECRGRC from the coding sequence ATGTCCACTATCGTCACCGGGGCGGGAGCCGCCACCTCGGCCCACTGGCCGGTACCGGAGGAGCGGCGGACCGTCACCGTGCTCTTCGCCGACATCGTCGGCTCCACCGGACTGGTCGAACGGCTCGACCCGGAGGACGTGCGGACCCTGCAGTACGCCTACTTCGGCGCGGTGGCGGGGGTACTGCGCCGGTGGCACGGCGTGGTGGAGAAGTACATCGGTGACGCGGTGGTGGCGCTGTTCGGGGCGGGGGGCTCCGACGGCTTCGACGCGTACCGGGCGGTGCGGGCCGGCCTGGAGATCCAGCAGGCCGTCGACCGGCGGATGCCCGCCGGCACCCGGCTGCGGGTGCGGGTCGGGGTGGCCACCGGCGAGGCGCTGGTGGACGTCGCCGGCATCCGCGACGGGGGGCACGGGGCGGCCAGCGGCGCGGTGCTCACCACCGCGGCCCGCCTGCGGAGCGCCCCACCCGGTGCCGTGGTGGTCTGCCCGACCACCCGGCGGGCCACCGCCGGCCTGGTGGAGCAGCGTCCGCTCGCCACGATGACGCTCACCGGCAAGGCCCAACCGCTGGACGTCTGGCGGGTCACCGGCCCGGCCCGGCCGCGCCCGCCCGGCACCACGGCCCGCTGGTCGGCCGGCGTCGGGGCTCTCCACCGCCGCCGACGAGATCGTCCGGGCCGTCCGCGACCGTCGGCCCCGCTGGGTGTCGCTGGTCGGGCCACCGGCAGCCACCGGAGCCGGCTGCTGCACGAGCTGGCCCGGGCGGTGCCCACGGTGGAGGGCACCGAGGTCCGCTGGTGCGTCACGCACTGCCCGCCGTACCCGCAGGGACGGCTGGCACCGCTGGCGGACATGGTCCGCGGCTTCGCCGGGATCCGCGACACGGACCCGGCCGCGACCGTCCGCCGGCGGCTCGTCGCGCGCTCGACGGCTGGACCCGACGACGCGGGCGGCGGCGGTGCCGGCGCTGGCCGACCTGCTCGCCGCCCCGGACGACGACACCGCCGCGCGCCCCGGCGCCGAGGCGTGGCGGCGTGCTGCTGGAACTGGCCGCCGCCCGGCCGGTGGTGGTGGCGGTGGACGACCTGGACCGGGCGGCACCCGCGAACCGGTTCCTGCACGGTCTCTTCGCGACGGCGGCCGGCGACGGTTGCCGCTCGCGGTCGTCGCCACCCACGGACCGGGCTGGGCGGACCTGCTGCCCACGCCGCCGACCGGTGCCGGCGGGTGTCGCGTCCCCGGCTGCGCGCCGTCGACCCGGGCGGCTGCTGCGACACCTGCTGGACCGGGCCGGCCGCCCGGCCGCGCTGGCCGGGGCGCTGCTGCCGCTGGTCGCCGGGAACCCCGGCGTGGCGGCGGCGTACGTCGCCGCGTGCGACGGGCGGCCCGCCGGACGGTCCCGGAGACGTACGCCGCGTCGTCGACGCCCGGCTGGACCGGCTCGACGAGTGTCGCGGGCGGTGCTGA